CTACGGGGAGATACCCTCTGTCTCTACAAAGACAAGAAGGAGGGCCTGGCCCATGTTTCCTCACAGTCCGAGGATGAACTGCAGCCAATCAGCATAAAGGCTTGCCTGATTGACATCTCCTATAGCGACACCAAGCGCAAGAATGTACTTCGACTCACCACCTCAGACTGCGAGTACCTGTTTCAGGCTGAGGACCGGGAGGATATGCTTTCCTGGATCCGCGTCATCCAGGAGAACAGCAACCTGGATGAAGAGGTGAGGAACTGCTCAGGTTTACAGGTTGTCTGCTGTCATTGATGGATCTCCTGCAGCTTGAGGTGACATGCAATGACTTTGATTTATTAGGaatgctatttatttagctgaaacttgtGTTCAAGGTGCTTTGCAGTgatagataatcaactttacagagatttacccatttatacagcagagtattcttacAGGTTatctaccttgatcaagggtactagagcagaagtgggatttaatccaacaaccttcagggtgtaaggctaacCAGGAGATTTGCTTGGCAAAACTGTGGCTGGAAAGTTTGCTGGGTTTTACAGAAATCAGTGTGACAATACCCAAAATATTTCTAAGGTGGTTatgtgcagttttttgtttccccagatacaacctttattcaaccAGTACTCTGgaattgtacttgcttatttgtgtatcttataatatttaaaaaaaaaattggtgggaaggtatcaggatttgtctatcctgtgttttatgtaagggtggcacagtggcacagtgggttggactgggtcctgctctctggtgggtctggggttcgagtcctgcttggagtgccttgtgacagactggcatcctgtcctgggtgtgtcccctctccctccagccttactccctgtgttgctgggttaggctcctgcgaccctgaatgggacaagcagttcagacagcgCGTGCGTACGTGCGTTATgtacctacttgaatgatgaacctcggtgtgacaagtggtaggtaacaagctaggtttgcttgagactttcatgtctgcagctatgtctctttctcttaatgtaatgcataaattgtactttctctgagatgtatgtcgctttggacaaaagtgtctgctaaatgaataaatgtaaatgtatgtgcaaAAGTGAATCATCAGGGAGTATCAGTCAAGCATTAGACAAATTGGTTATTGATAAGATGATCGGGAGGCCTTCACAGGAAATTTGaatgtgcagttttttgtttttgtgtcatcCCTAAATTGTGTGCCCTTTAACACAGTGCATCAGACCTGGACTGCTGTCACCTGCAGTTTGCCTTCGTTCTCAGTTATGTGACAGGTGGAGCGCCGCTCTCTCATCCCTCTTACTTTCCTGTACATTTATAGGATGCAGCTGTTACCAGCCGGGACCTAATAAGCAGGAAGATAAAGGAGTACAACAACTTGATGAGGTAAACTGAGAGCCCTTTAAAACCACCTCGCTGCAGGGATCTTGTTCAATGATGTGCTAATTACTGAGCCTTGGTGTAATTCCGAGTGTGTCTCAGCCCCACTGGCAGTAAGACAGAGCCATCACCCAAGCCCTCACGCCAGTCCCTTAGACCAAATTTCCTGGGCGGCAAAGGGGAGAACAAGAGCTCGAGCCCACACTCACCAAAGGACAGTGAGAGGAAAGCATTACACAaaggtgcgtgtgtgttcttGAAAGCAGCCTTtgctttgtctgtgtttgtcagGTATGTGTGGACATTTTGTTATCTGAAgcgtgtatgcgtgtgtgtactTGGCCCTCCCAGATGACAGCAGTCCCCCTAAGGAAAAGGGGCCCCGGCGGAAGGGTATCCCAGGTCTCATCAGGAAGCCCTTTGAGAAGAAGCCTCCTGCAGGAGTCACCTTCGGGGTTCGACTGGATGACTGCCCACCTGCCCACACCAACAAGGTAAGGGCCAAATTTTCCCTTACTTCCTTTGTGTTCCACGAACAATAAGAATAATGGCCTTTGTGGTGCTACATGCCCATCTGTTATCagctgaatacatttttataacaaaTTCTCAATCCTGAaatgtttctatattttttaaatatgattttacttttttaatgtttgttcccagaaaattttttttaatatctttttttatttgattgtgtTCACAAAAGTTTAATTTGTCGATCCAGTTTATCACAGTGAATCTCATTCATGTGAAAATGGTCCCAAAAATGATGATTTTCAGCAACGGTCTTCACCATTCAGTTTACATTGAGACTTTTAACGTCTGCAGTTTCTTCATGATAGGTTATTTCATACTTGCttgtttttatctttattttttctgtctatAGAATAATGGCAATCTGTTAATTGAAATTTTTGATGGTGAAGGGTTTGAAGGTTCTCAGTTACTTGATGTATTATCTTGAGGTGTTTCATGACATAAATCTGTTTTCTGTCCATTGCCATTTTGCTAACTCAGtcatcacagcagatggtgcagaGTGTGTCTGGGTGCGTGTTGTTCAATATTGTGTGTGGCACTATAGTGACTCTGAGTAGCGCTGTATCCAACCCGGCCCACTCTTTGCTCCAGTTTGTGCCCCTCATCGTGGAGCTGTGCTGCAAGCTCGTGGAGGAGCGAGGGCTCGAGTACACGGGTATCTACCGTGTGCCCGGCAATAACGCCGCCATCTCAAGCATGCAGGATGAGCTGAACAACAAGGGCCTGGTGGACATCGACATTCAGGATGATGTGAGTGTGCGTCGCAGATGTGCGATTGTTCCACGTGGCCCCAGTCATGGTCCAGTTTGTCCACTggtctctctccctttcttctACCTTCTTGCCTCTTTCtgactgttttctttctttctcgcTCTGTTTTACCTTGTAGAAATGGAAAGACCTGAATGTGATAAGCAGCTTGCTGAAGTCTTTCTTCCGGAAACTTCCAGAACCTTTGTTTACTAATGGTGAGACTTTAGGATGATTGGCTCTTTGATAACTTTTGCGCTTGACTTCGTTTTAGTGTTTTATAGGTCATGATCTAAACTGATACTTAACAATTAAGTTAATTGTTAGTTTCAACAGCACTTAGTGGCTACATATTTTACTTagctgcttgttttttttttttcttcaattttttttttgagaacttTGTCTTACAACTGCTTCTTTAGATGGAATGCGCTCTCTGTGTGAACATATTACAAAGATCAGTGCAAAGAGTTGACACAGCGCCACACAGTGAGCAGTGTGCAACTTGCAAATCATTGTGGATTTTTTCCACTGCGCTTTTAGTGGCAATCATGTACTAAGAGGTCTTTGGTCCTTGCAGAAAAATATGGAGATTTTATTGAAGCCAACAGGATTGAAGATGCAGTTGAGAGGCTGAAGATACTGAAGAAGCTGGTGAGTGAAACACTGCCATCGTGCTTCTCCCTGATTGAAGGCACACAGAGACTGACCTCACTTGCTGTTACAGCTCCGTGAGCTGCCAAGTCACCACTATGAAACTCTGAAGTTCCTCTCGGCACATCTCAAAACGGTGGCGGAGAACTCGGAGAAAAACAAGGTGAGATGTCCGAAGCTGGCTGTTGTAGTCCTCAGCATTTTGGGTTTGAGTGGCAGTCGGGCAGTAGGGCACTTTAATACCCCTACGCAGCGCACTCtgaacagctccagtaaaaatttccacCTGTAGAAGTGGAAAAAATTTGATTCTTTATATAGAAGAACTggcaattaaatatttattattgttgttataatATAACAGTGATAACAATATAAGAGCAGCAGGTTGTGTGGTGGTCTATCTTGTTACTGAGGGTTTGAaaacctaggtttgaatcccacctcctgctgtgggtCTAAGGTGGAGAATATTTCCCCAGATTGTGTATGTACAATGTACAGCAGTGAGGCGGTTTTTGCCTTTCTCGTCTGGATAAAGTGGTCTTTCATCTCTCTGAGAGCCTCTGCTCTCTTATCTTGCAGATGGAGCCACGGAACCTGGCCATCGTGTTCGGTCCAACGCTGGTCAGAACCTCTGAGGACAATATGACCCACATGGTCACACACATGCCTGACCAGTACAAAATTGTCGAGACCCTCATTCAGCATGTAAGAGCTGAAGGTGTGCTGGAAAACACGGGTTTCACTTGGCCAGTGTAATGTGGTTTCTGAGCATCTCCCTCTTCTCTTTCAGTACGACTGGTTTTTCACTGACAACGGAAATGAAGAACCAATGGTGTGTATTGATGAGTATTGCTGTTTTTCACTATGGGTCTCCTCTGTCCATTCTGCCATGCTGGTATTTGTTCTGCAGAAAGCTTTGCGAAAGCCATTACTACACAGTTAACTATTTCACAGGAATTTAAATTTGTCTCTTACACATACTGATTGATTGTGGCAGTACAGCTTTGAGGAACAATTGAAGGGGGTTGAAACCCATTTTCCTACAAAGGCTGAGCtacctgtgcccccccccacccccccccccacagacagCGGTCCAGCAGGAGAGCACGGTTGAGTCTCAGCCTGTGCCAAACATTGACCACCTGCTCACCAACATTGGGCGGACGGGCACCTCCCCAGGAGACGTATCAGGTAACTCACCTGGACCAGACGACCTGTGGGTGGGTCACATATTCTATTTCTGAGCTTGTCATGGTGAGAAATGTCTTTATAGTTCAGTTCCTTTTGGGAAGAAAACATAATGCATGTCAGTTTTGCTTTGAATACGAGAGTAAACAGAGCTAGTTATTCTTGTAATGCTAACTGATTAAAAGATAAATGCTGTTTTCCAAATGATTTCGGTTCTTGCcttttatttcttaatgtttacttttcaactgttcatcattttcatttgagATGTTGTTTTAAGGCAGAATAAGCCAGTTTTTCCCGTGGCAAACTATTTCCGTTTCTTTATCATGCATATATAGCATAAATCcattctaataaaaaaaatggaaagcttCAAAGTAGTTTGCCAACATTCAGTTTTGGTTTGTAATAActttttgtttattacaaagaatttttaaaaaatgtaatctaaaaagaaaatgcatatttcAGTTACTTCTGTTGCTTTCTATCTTATTTCCGCTCACCATTTCATTTGTCCTCcccttttcttgtgtttttttttttttttttttttttttttaaagtaaagacTCTGCTCATGTTCTTTACACGTGTTGTCGTACTACTGTGAATGTGACTAACCCGGCATGTTCTTTCCCCTCTGAAAAATGATCCCTCTGTCTCTAGTTTTCCTTGTTGAGTGTCTAAGGGTTTTCCAGCATTTACACATACTGATCTTGAAACAGGCCAAGTGGGAGGAGTCTATCACACGGTGATGTCACTCATGGACTCTGTAATATCTCTGATGGACAGCTGGAACTGTAGGAAGAAGGAGGATTGTTGTGGCCAATGTAGCTGCCTAGTCTGCAGAAACCCCCGCTTCTTGTaaattggaaaataaaaatccatacTGTCATCTGtggtacacatttacatttaaagaataCCTCACACAGACCGGTACGCCATTCTCTAAGCCTTTCTGCTGTTTCTCATTATCTCTGAAGCAATCCATGAGGAGAAATAGCATGGTATGGTCTCTGGGTTCTCACTATCGTGTGGCATTACCACCATGTGTCTAAAAGGGGTGTGGTTGGGGGCTCAGCTTTACAGCACAATACAGTTCAGtagaaggaaaaaagtaatttataatGTGTATgtatcaaaaatgaaaatgaacaaactcTTTTTGGAAAAACAGCCCAATGTTGGACAAATCTGACATGTTTCCCAGCTGCTTGTGTAGAGGACTTTCCTCATCCTCTCCTGTAGTGTACCTTGTGGCTAGCTAGCCCCTTTCTTCCCCCCACCATCATGTTTAGCCTCTGTGTGTCTCCCCCCATGCCATGCCGCTCTCTTCTCCCACATAGCTGCTCTACAGCAATCATGCTGCATATTGACATCATACCCCCCTCACATCTACAGGACCATAACATCGCTGTGGCTCCACTTCTCTCTGTTTCTTGTCACTGGGAAGGAGGACGAAAGGCAGTGGCCTGTTTTGTATTACAAATGGAGATTTTCTAGGCTATGAGAGAAAAAAACTTCTCTGTTTCGAAGAATACTTTAGGATATTAATCAGAAATTGTCTACTCAACTCCCTtaagctgacatttttccacTGACCATATTTGTTCAATAAGGGGGTTTTGAGAAATGAAAAGGTACGGTGATGTGAGAAAGTGTGAGCCTTGGaaagtttgtcattttaaaattattaagaaATGTGGatgtcttttcatttaaataatgggTTAATGTGGCAACATTTAACAGGTTGCAATGAAAATTTGTACTTTGCAGATAGATGTTAAGCAAAATTTGACTGAAGTGCAGTGTTCTGTGGTGGAATAGCAAATAACATCTCCCAGATTAAGTATCGTGTGTTCCCCTTTGGCAGAAAGAACTGCgtgtttagtgtttttttttttttttttttttttttcttttttctggctATCTGTCATGGACTGAAAGGAAATTCGTCTTGCTCTTCTGCGCAGAACTGCTTCACTTGTGACGTCTCAAGGATTTCTCATAGACACAGCACACGTTGAGCCCCCACCATTCAGCTGGATGTAAATTAGAACTTTGATCTGGCTCCTCCAAAAGTCTGTTTCCTCTTCCTCAGTTGTGCATTTGCTTTAGTGTTGTGTTCTGTTTTAGATCGTTGTCCTGCTGGAAAACCTGTTTTTGATGGAGCTTCAGTTTTCTGACTGACAGTCTTGCATTGTGCTTGTTTTCTCAGGTACATTTTggaattataaattatatataattgattcagtaaaaattagttgcccaggccctgaagcagcaaagcagtCCAAAACCTTGATGTTCCTACCACCATTTTTAGGGGTAAAGTTCCCATGTTCAAACTCAGTGATTCGTGCCCAAATGTGGCATTTGGCTTTGTAGCTAAATTATTTCACCTTTGAGTTGTATTTGTAGAGTACGTTGTTTCAGATGTCATGTTCTAAGTCCAGGTGATTTCTCAGACTTCAGTTATacttttgtcttcttttttgaGAACAGGATTCTTCTTGACTGCCCATAAAGACCAAgtgtgttcacatttacatttattcatttagcagatgcttttctccaaagtgacgtacatctaaCAGAAAAAACAGTGCATTTCATGAACAGAAAGAGACCCAGATGCAGAGCACAGTtaatttactttccaccatatgaaccaatgcacaTCACATGAGCGgctgcatgaaagtttatccgttattcaacagttGTGACCTCAACGTTAGTTTAGTCTCTCTCTGGCTGTTGACTTGTTCACATTGACATTGACTGATAGGAGATTCATGTAGATACTTTGATGTTGACCTGTAGCTTTTTCGCACATCTTGGAGCATCTTATGGTTAGCAAGAGGGCTAAATTTTGCAAATGTGGTGGGGTACAAAGGGTTCTGTATCTTCTGTCAAACACATGGACATCAGCAGTTTTTCTTAGATCCCCTGACTGCTCCATTGCCCTTGGCACAGTGCATTCCCTCTCACCAATATGGTCACTTTAAACCCTAGTAGCATCTCTTTACTGTCTAGCCAATCATTTGCTCCCGTGTTGGTGCACCAGGGGCACGTCATAGTCAGTTGACGAAATGATGACCAGACATGTGCTCGTAGTTCAGCCCTGGGAAGCTGCAtttctgttgaataaataattatattatttataattaattatgcAGCTTTCCAGTGCTCACCCACCACAAACCTGAATtaggacaagaggttattgataatgaatgaataatcaACAAATGTCTGgtgtttttgttaaatgtgGTCACCTTAACCTTACTGAGAGCATTTCATTGTGGATCAGACATCCATGTCTTAATAAACTCAGTCAGTAATTTTTCTTCCACTTGTCCTCCAGAGGGTCACATTTTCTTAATATATTGACAGTAACCACTTTTCAGGGGGTGTACTTGCTTTTTCTTATTGCCGTAGATGTGAATTTCAGACAGTGTTCATTCAACAGCAGATAGAAGAATCCTCATTGCACATGCTTTTGGTacccaacatacacacacacacacacacacacacacatatacatacatatatatatatatatatatatatatatatatatatatatatttcacagaCATTCACCAAGCCTTTAGAAAACTGACCTCCAAGGCAAATACATGAGTTCTGGACTTGCGAAAGAGCTGTCTTGCAAATATAGATCTGAGTAACACACATGTGTTGGTGGACCAGTGTGCATGATCTGTCTCTGTGAGAATGATGTCTCTCCATTGCCCCACCCACCTCTCTCCATCGATGTCACTCACCAGGCTTTCCTCACCATTCACTAATTGGGCCGTAAACTCTGACCTGTGCCCTGTGACACCGTGGGCCTACTGGGGCGCTCATTGTAGCACTAacactctgttctttcttcttcctctcccCTTCAGATTCGGCCACTAGTGACTCTGCCAAATCTAAGGTGAGTGTCTGTCTGGATGCTTAGGAGCACCTGTACTACTTTGGGAGGTGAGCTGCCTGCTCAGGAGTGTACCAGAACACAGACCGGGTTGAAGCAACGGCGCTCATGCTGCACATGGGCATGGTGGGGGTGCTGTTCTCTAGGTCAGGCCCGGTATGCTCCATCAGATCATAAACAAGAAATGTGAGCTGCGGgacagcaacaacagcagcactttGCTAAATAACAAACTCTTGGCAGAGGGATCAGAATGAGTAATGAGGATTCGGGAGCCCTGGGCTCTCATGTCATGAACACTCCTAGTCGCTCATCCATCCAGCTTGAAAGGCACTTTATTTTTCCAAGAGTTTGCTGACGCTGCACTGCTGTCACTTGGCTGCCGGTTACAGCTTGAATGGGCTTTTTGCACCCGCGGACACCGTAGTATTGCTTCACTGTGCTTGCCATACAGCAGCTGCCCGTGCCACGTTTGTTAAGAAGTGTGCTGCTGGAGCTGGGAGGTGCTGTGAAGGTGATCCCCATCATCAGCAACGCTCTTTCtgttcacttgttttttttatggattttatggatttcctgttttttgtgaCGCTGGCAGAGGAACAGGTGGAGTACTGGTTGTCCACCCATCTAGACATCTGCTTAGGCTGAGTATTATTGTTCTGTTCTCAGTGGCCCTTTGGTGGAACTCACTGTGATctttttgctctctctctctccctctccctctccctctccctctctctctctctctctctctctctctctctctctctctctctctctctcccccccagcAGGGTTCCTGGGGGTCCGGGAAGGATCAGTACAGCAGAGATCTGCTGGtctcctccatctttgctgcaGCCAGCCGCAAACGAAAGACGCCCAGGGAGAAGCTGCAGCCTAGCAGCTCGGACGACGATCttgacagtgtgtttgtgaagAATGAGCTCCGGGCACAGAGCCACAACACGGGCGACCTGAAGAGTAAGAAGGAGGCCAGTGCGCAGGAAGCTCAAGAGTCAGAGAAGGGAAGTGTGGATAGCACAGAGTTCACTACCAAGAGTAAGAAGGAAGGTCACAGAAACTCCTTTTTTGTGAGAGAGAAGATGCCCCATGCAGAGCCCTCACCTTCACCAAGCCTGAGCGTATGCCTGCCCGCAGGAGGAAAGTCCTCGCTTTCGGACCCGTCCTCCCATTTAGACGAGGCAGCATCCGACCTGGGCACCATGAGTTCCCAGGCCTCAGGGCCAAGTACGCGGCACAGGAAGTCAGTGGGGCCCGAGGGGCGGAGTGACGAGGTGGCAGCCGCAGAAGTAAGCTCCATCACCTCGGACTACTCGACCACGTCCTCCATGACCTTTCTGATGGGGGCCGACGGCGGTATGCTGAGCCCTGAAGCGCAATCGGTAAGCGAGAGCCACGCAGACGAGGCGGATGACGAGCGCAGCGAGCTGGTCAGCGAGGGCAGACATGCTGAGACGGACAGCGAGAGCGACTTCTCTGTGTTCTCCCCTGGGGGGCTGTGCACCGCTGAGGGAAGCTCTACGCCCAAGCTGGATGGCCGTCGCCCTCTTCCCTCCCACAAGCTCATTGAGTGCGACTCGCTCTCCAGGAGGAGGTCACTCCGCCACAAGACGGACAGCGAGTCGTCAGAAAGTGGCCGGGCGGAACGTGAGACCAACCGGCTGTCCCGGGTACTGGAGGTCATGAAGAAGGGCAAGTACAGCGGGGGCTCCACTGTGACTGTCCCCAAGAGTGATGGCGAGAGGCAGGAACCGGCCTGGAAGCTTAAGATAACAGAGAGGCTCAAGTTCCGCCTGAAGACCTCGGCAGATGACATGTTTGGAGGAAACTCTCCAAAGACACGTTCACCAGAGGCGCGCAGGAAGAAGAACGTCCGCCGGCGGCATACGGTTGGGGGTCAGCGCGACTTTGCCGAGCTGGCAGTCATTGGCAACTGGAAGGGGCAGGGTCATGGGAGCCCGGGGGAGGAGCGTTCAGCTGTAGGCCGGTTAAAGCCCAAGTGCAGCCCACAGGACTTCTCCATCCGGGAATGGATCGCTCGAGAGCGCTACCGCGACAAAGGCCCCGATGCCATCCCTGGGGGGGCCTCGCCCAGCGCATCTGCGGCCCCTGAGTGTGTGGAGCAGGTGAATGGCGGTGGTCTGCAGAACAAGAACAAGGTGACTCTGAGCCTGGCAGCAGACGCACATCCGCACAAGCTGTCAGGTGCACAAGTTGTACGCTCCAGGTTCTATCAGTATCTGTAAACCTgcaaggtgtgtgtctgtgtacgtgcgtgtgtgtgcatgactGAGTTTTATGTATGAACATTTATCAAACCTCGTTTACTGCACAatagttatatttttacatacatatgtaggtgtgtgtataaatgcagtgtaacaaaactggatgaaatacatttatgtgTAATCCCATTTTAATTGACAGGATGACTTTTTATTTAGTCAAACTCCAGTAATATGTGACACTGCAAGGGGTTTCGTTCATAGGAAGCTGCATTTGATATGAGAGACCTTTCGTCTGTGTAAACGTGGTTCATGTGACAGGGAAAGGACTGCAGTGTGTAACAAGTGTTACAGTGAGAATTACTGAAGTCTAACCTCCGTAACATCATAAGAACGGCTGTATTTTTGGAAGCGGCGGTTCAGCTCTTCCGGCAGTAACCCTTTGAAGAAATGTATATGCTCACCGTGCTCTCGACTAAAGCAAAGTTGCTTGTTGCCCGTTTTACAGTGTACATACTTTTGTCTGTACTTGAAGTGTGTGTCTTTTGCTTTTTAGCCTGTGTATGGGCTGTTTTCTGAGCTGCGCGCTGTGGAAACTCTTTGCAGTGCATTTCAGCAGCCAGACCCTTTATTaagcaagaaaataataaaaacaagtttttatatttttaaacaaacaaacgagCACGGAACAACAGATCCCACCTTGCATTGTGCTATTTGTTTCGCCACGTTTAACCTTTTCCCTCTGACAGTTCCTGGCATTACAGTACGAAAAATTAAGTAGTCACATCTGCAAAtgtttctttacaaaaaaaagtgccTCAATGAGTCGGGTCTGGGGTAGCAAGGGTGCCACAATGCCTATTGCTGAAGTTTTAAATAATGTACTGTTGTGAATGACATAATGTCATCAAAGATTCCAAACAGTCATTCTGAGCTTCCATTTGCCAGGCATTCCAGACGAATCTcaatgtgctttattttttgttttcggATTTTTAGCGAGACTTGAACTGTAatgtctgtaaaataaataatttaaatatgtatatatgtagatagtttattatatatatatatatcatgcTTAGCTCCTCCCCATCAATGGCAGAGTTGTAAATATAGGCATGTAGTTAATACAGATAGCATAGATTTGGAAAAttgtcatttgattttttttttttttttcccctccccttctcctcccaatctctgaaaatgcacaaaaaaaaaagcttcctgAAACTGGACCATTGCATGACGTCTGTCTACAGTTACCTAGGGGACTGACTCCtaaaacactggaaataaaCCTCTTTATGTGATtatgtttattgcattttgtaTGCATAACACACTCCTATGATTACAGTTTAGGCAGCACTTGACAGTCCAACATCTGACTTATGAATCAATTAGCAGGCAAGTAATGAAGTGCTATTATCCAATTCCTTGGCTTCTTGCCCAGCATAAGCCGGAAGCCTCATCCACTTACCTGCCTCTTCTCTGGCTGCAGGTTAACAACCGCAGCCTGCAATTTGTCCTTCGGCCTCTAGGCGGCAGCAGGCGAACACGTGAGCTGAAGGTGGACTTAACCACATTCCTCAGGTATCTGTTCTCTCCAAGGGAGACGGAGCACTTCTGGCTGAGCCTCTGTACCACACACTTGCGAAATGAGCAACTATTGTGCTGAGAAGACttgcagctttttttgttttatgctaA
The window above is part of the Scleropages formosus chromosome 19, fSclFor1.1, whole genome shotgun sequence genome. Proteins encoded here:
- the arhgap21a gene encoding rho GTPase-activating protein 21a isoform X4 codes for the protein MMATRGTDPPDGGDAETRSAASAAREAKRKDVSEQSGIPSPGEEEPFSWPGPKTLRLRRTSQGFGFTLRHFIVYPPESAVHSSLKDEDNGSRGRQRTRLEPMDTIFVKQVKEGGPAHGAGLCTGDRIVKVNGESIIGKTYSQVIALIQNSDTTLELCVMPKDEDILQLFSRDITALAYSQDAYLKGNEAYSGNARNIPEPPPICYPRIDCKSPGMAQSPDPSPTEEALKSPRLGGRGVWPAGSVGSPPDLNYRVEIPVPPSPLQTPKAQTVVSVCNESVRTVAVLSDASANRTGPSHRTEENRYNIKAMPTGGQPQHTAAYPSESSTFSTVSQPGNYTGCSDGHAVSARSPVPGAGDPFPAEPSLYPPSSSAASTSPVAHQNIDWRNYTTYKEYIDNKRLHMYGCRTIQERLDSLRAASQNSAEYKPRGSAGILQARRRSTSHDRAHQGPSTAPPRSASQERLGTTEHTVIAKDWPRSASQDALSSAPSGVFKPRARSCDYLGRLGDKSGYSRVEMEDRSLTFRDSSPGSRQSLPAWSLGQANRTPTAYGSDSRLGVGSFRSMPIASSFTSKGEGLVNISRPSRLPVRNSVAEPAFPAASASVSVQGPVSTDPVKGQQGVLATHLAEAVQHLRLQSRARAESLQEPAKEQPSTARTTSCSGPTRISVLKQEGANSTTASNGQVLAPPNAVVLREKLTTMRPALRHPSYILAVTDLDRDPTPSTTCWLPNDARREIHMKRLDEQHKGSFSSNLDESLDSIPFIDEPSSPSADHDAVHIPASAVISITPVITTIPPSPTSPTPHIRRQLSHDQDSLRLTILESESDAKTERSKSYDEGLDNYREEGKGGPSIKHIPGLRSLRKLTDRSSEDSGSRRDSSSEVFSDATKEGLLYFRQLSTEKGKRVSGGIRPWKQMYAVLRGDTLCLYKDKKEGLAHVSSQSEDELQPISIKACLIDISYSDTKRKNVLRLTTSDCEYLFQAEDREDMLSWIRVIQENSNLDEEDAAVTSRDLISRKIKEYNNLMSPTGSKTEPSPKPSRQSLRPNFLGGKGENKSSSPHSPKDSERKALHKDDSSPPKEKGPRRKGIPGLIRKPFEKKPPAGVTFGVRLDDCPPAHTNKFVPLIVELCCKLVEERGLEYTGIYRVPGNNAAISSMQDELNNKGLVDIDIQDDKWKDLNVISSLLKSFFRKLPEPLFTNEKYGDFIEANRIEDAVERLKILKKLLRELPSHHYETLKFLSAHLKTVAENSEKNKMEPRNLAIVFGPTLVRTSEDNMTHMVTHMPDQYKIVETLIQHYDWFFTDNGNEEPMTAVQQESTVESQPVPNIDHLLTNIGRTGTSPGDVSDSATSDSAKSKQGSWGSGKDQYSRDLLVSSIFAAASRKRKTPREKLQPSSSDDDLDSVFVKNELRAQSHNTGDLKSKKEASAQEAQESEKGSVDSTEFTTKSKKEGHRNSFFVREKMPHAEPSPSPSLSVCLPAGGKSSLSDPSSHLDEAASDLGTMSSQASGPSTRHRKSVGPEGRSDEVAAAEVSSITSDYSTTSSMTFLMGADGGMLSPEAQSVSESHADEADDERSELVSEGRHAETDSESDFSVFSPGGLCTAEGSSTPKLDGRRPLPSHKLIECDSLSRRRSLRHKTDSESSESGRAERETNRLSRVLEVMKKGKYSGGSTVTVPKSDGERQEPAWKLKITERLKFRLKTSADDMFGGNSPKTRSPEARRKKNVRRRHTVGGQRDFAELAVIGNWKGQGHGSPGEERSAVGRLKPKCSPQDFSIREWIARERYRDKGPDAIPGGASPSASAAPECVEQVNGGGLQNKNKVTLSLAADAHPHKLSGAQVVRSRFYQYL